A genomic stretch from Channa argus isolate prfri chromosome 24, Channa argus male v1.0, whole genome shotgun sequence includes:
- the gdpd5a gene encoding glycerophosphodiester phosphodiesterase domain-containing protein 5 isoform X4 → MVKHQPLQVYEKQIFVSFVTGIYGCRWKRYQRSQDNSSRWECIWFFILCSSFLLLLFWSYFWLVAQNDFNEFNWSVYNRSGEWRDETIPILASTTVGFSYITFLLILALFHISLGQQLNLYWVHKIGVLATLLTTISGVVSVDDIWGDEWDILLVSLQSTAPFLHIGALATVTAISWLVAGYVVRRNRNNFQVMVLLIYIIILLSLYLAPLTFTCPCIMDRHSLKPRPDIIGRRGAPMLAPENTVVSFNRALQHGASSLEADVTISVDGVPFLMRDRTLRRTTDVSKVFPARQFEDASFFNWTEIRSLNAGQWFLESDPYWTLETLTARDRGRISNQTVCSLVEMLRLAARANSSALLNIHRPPAEHPRSRSWFMDTLWAVQKAGISQKRVRTVTWTPDTDRGRVRGLQQTTNEKLSVEEIRKRGITSLTLHYSKASNKDIKEYLANNVTVTVYPVNEPWLYSILWCSGVPSVSSDAPQVLRKVPYPIWLMSQNAYNFIWITSDLVSLAIVTGIFCFQNYHMIRWRISGMQNCNPEQIMLSAVARRSSQDVNIMKEKLIFSELNNGLSSTEELSLCPENGCERYSHGGLRH, encoded by the exons ATGGTGAAACACCAGCCTTTGCAGGTCTATGAGAAGCAGATCTTTGTGTCCTTTGTCACTGGCATCTATGGTTGCCGCTGGAAACGCTACCAGCGTTCCCAAGACAACAGCTCCAGG TGGGAATGTATATGGTTCTTTATCTTGTGTAGTTCCTTCCTGCTGCTTCTCTTCTGGTCCTACTTCTGGTTGGTGGCTCAAAATGATTTCAATGAGTTCAACTG gTCAGTGTACAATCGATCTGGAGAATGGAGAGATGAGACGATCCCCATCCTCGCATCCACCACCGTGGGATTCAGCTACATTACATTCTTACTG attttagcaCTTTTCCATATATCTTTGGGCCAGCAATTGAACCTCTACTGGGTGCATAAG ATCGGCGTGTTGGCTACACTGCTCACCACTATCTCCGGTGTGGTCTCTGTTGATGACATATGGGGAGATGAGTGGGACATCCTGCTGGTGTCACTGCAG TCCACAGCACCTTTCCTGCACATTGGAGCCTTGGCAACAGTCACGGCTATCAGCTGGTTAGTAGCTGGATATGTGGTTcgcagaaacagaaaca ATTTCCAGGTGATGGTGTTGCTGATCTACATCATCATCCTCCTGTCCCTGTATTTAGCTCCGCTCACATTTACCTGCCCCTGCATCATGGATCGCCACAGCCTCAAACCTCGGCCGGACATCATTGGTCGACGAGGAGCTCCTATG CTGGCTCCGGAAAACACCGTGGTTTCATTTAACAGGGCCCTGCAGCATGGAGCCAGCTCCCTGGAGGCTGATGTCACTATCAG TGTGGATGGGGTTCCATTCCTCATGCGAGACCGCACACTAAGGCGAACCACAGATGTCAGTAAGGTTTTTCCAGCTAGACAGTTTGAGGATGCGTCTTTCTTCAACTGGACAGAGATTCGCTCTTTAAACGCAGGCCAGTGGTTTTTAGAG AGCGACCCCTACTGGACTCTTGAAACCCTGACAGCGAGGGACCGTGGCAGAATAAGCAACCAGACGGTTTGCAGTCTGGTGGAGATGCTGCGTCTGGCTGCCAGGGCAAATAGCTCTGCACTGCTCAACATCCACAGACCTCCAGCAGAGCACCCGCGCTCCCGGAGCTGGTTCATGGACACGCTGTGGGCTGTGCAGAAAGCAGGGATTTCCCAGAAGAGGGTGAGGACT GTGACATGGACCCCTGACACGGACAGGGGACGAGTGCGCGGGCTTCAGCAGACTACAAATGAGAAGCTGTCAGTGGAAGAGATAAGAAAGAGGGGAATCACAAGCCTGACACTCCACTACAGCAAGGCCAGCAACAAAGACATTAA GGAGTATCTGGCCAATAATGTGACTGTGACTGTCTACCCAGTGAATGAGCCCTGGCTCTACTCCATTCTGTGGTGCAGCGGGGTGCCTTCTGTGTCCTCTGATGCCCCCCAAGTCCTCCGAAAGGTGCCTTACCCTATCTGGCTCATG AGCCAGAATGCTTACAACTTCATTTGGATCACTTCAGATCTGGTGTCACTCGCCATAGTCACTGGGATTTTCTGCTTTCAAAA CTATCATATGATCAG GTGGAGGATAAGCGGGATGCAGAACTGTAACCCAGAACAGATCATGCTGAGTGCTGTGGCACGACGGTCCAGTCAGGATGTCAACATCATGAAGGAGAAGCTCATATTCTCAG AACTTAACAACGGGCTCAGTAGCACAGAGGAACTTTCTCTGTGTCCTGAGAATGGTTGTGAGAGATACTCTCATGGAGGCCTCAGACACTGA
- the gdpd5a gene encoding glycerophosphodiester phosphodiesterase domain-containing protein 5 isoform X3: MVKHQPLQVYEKQIFVSFVTGIYGCRWKRYQRSQDNSSRWECIWFFILCSSFLLLLFWSYFWLVAQNDFNEFNWSVYNRSGEWRDETIPILASTTVGFSYITFLLILALFHISLGQQLNLYWVHKIGVLATLLTTISGVVSVDDIWGDEWDILLVSLQSTAPFLHIGALATVTAISWLVAGYVVRRNRNNFQVMVLLIYIIILLSLYLAPLTFTCPCIMDRHSLKPRPDIIGRRGAPMLAPENTVVSFNRALQHGASSLEADVTISVDGVPFLMRDRTLRRTTDVSKVFPARQFEDASFFNWTEIRSLNAGQWFLESDPYWTLETLTARDRGRISNQTVCSLVEMLRLAARANSSALLNIHRPPAEHPRSRSWFMDTLWAVQKAGISQKRVRTVTWTPDTDRGRVRGLQQTTNEKLSVEEIRKRGITSLTLHYSKASNKDIKEYLANNVTVTVYPVNEPWLYSILWCSGVPSVSSDAPQVLRKVPYPIWLMSQNAYNFIWITSDLVSLAIVTGIFCFQKWRISGMQNCNPEQIMLSAVARRSSQDVNIMKEKLIFSGATPFPPELNNGLSSTEELSLCPENGCERYSHGGLRH, translated from the exons ATGGTGAAACACCAGCCTTTGCAGGTCTATGAGAAGCAGATCTTTGTGTCCTTTGTCACTGGCATCTATGGTTGCCGCTGGAAACGCTACCAGCGTTCCCAAGACAACAGCTCCAGG TGGGAATGTATATGGTTCTTTATCTTGTGTAGTTCCTTCCTGCTGCTTCTCTTCTGGTCCTACTTCTGGTTGGTGGCTCAAAATGATTTCAATGAGTTCAACTG gTCAGTGTACAATCGATCTGGAGAATGGAGAGATGAGACGATCCCCATCCTCGCATCCACCACCGTGGGATTCAGCTACATTACATTCTTACTG attttagcaCTTTTCCATATATCTTTGGGCCAGCAATTGAACCTCTACTGGGTGCATAAG ATCGGCGTGTTGGCTACACTGCTCACCACTATCTCCGGTGTGGTCTCTGTTGATGACATATGGGGAGATGAGTGGGACATCCTGCTGGTGTCACTGCAG TCCACAGCACCTTTCCTGCACATTGGAGCCTTGGCAACAGTCACGGCTATCAGCTGGTTAGTAGCTGGATATGTGGTTcgcagaaacagaaaca ATTTCCAGGTGATGGTGTTGCTGATCTACATCATCATCCTCCTGTCCCTGTATTTAGCTCCGCTCACATTTACCTGCCCCTGCATCATGGATCGCCACAGCCTCAAACCTCGGCCGGACATCATTGGTCGACGAGGAGCTCCTATG CTGGCTCCGGAAAACACCGTGGTTTCATTTAACAGGGCCCTGCAGCATGGAGCCAGCTCCCTGGAGGCTGATGTCACTATCAG TGTGGATGGGGTTCCATTCCTCATGCGAGACCGCACACTAAGGCGAACCACAGATGTCAGTAAGGTTTTTCCAGCTAGACAGTTTGAGGATGCGTCTTTCTTCAACTGGACAGAGATTCGCTCTTTAAACGCAGGCCAGTGGTTTTTAGAG AGCGACCCCTACTGGACTCTTGAAACCCTGACAGCGAGGGACCGTGGCAGAATAAGCAACCAGACGGTTTGCAGTCTGGTGGAGATGCTGCGTCTGGCTGCCAGGGCAAATAGCTCTGCACTGCTCAACATCCACAGACCTCCAGCAGAGCACCCGCGCTCCCGGAGCTGGTTCATGGACACGCTGTGGGCTGTGCAGAAAGCAGGGATTTCCCAGAAGAGGGTGAGGACT GTGACATGGACCCCTGACACGGACAGGGGACGAGTGCGCGGGCTTCAGCAGACTACAAATGAGAAGCTGTCAGTGGAAGAGATAAGAAAGAGGGGAATCACAAGCCTGACACTCCACTACAGCAAGGCCAGCAACAAAGACATTAA GGAGTATCTGGCCAATAATGTGACTGTGACTGTCTACCCAGTGAATGAGCCCTGGCTCTACTCCATTCTGTGGTGCAGCGGGGTGCCTTCTGTGTCCTCTGATGCCCCCCAAGTCCTCCGAAAGGTGCCTTACCCTATCTGGCTCATG AGCCAGAATGCTTACAACTTCATTTGGATCACTTCAGATCTGGTGTCACTCGCCATAGTCACTGGGATTTTCTGCTTTCAAAA GTGGAGGATAAGCGGGATGCAGAACTGTAACCCAGAACAGATCATGCTGAGTGCTGTGGCACGACGGTCCAGTCAGGATGTCAACATCATGAAGGAGAAGCTCATATTCTCAGGTGCAACTCCATTCCCACCTG AACTTAACAACGGGCTCAGTAGCACAGAGGAACTTTCTCTGTGTCCTGAGAATGGTTGTGAGAGATACTCTCATGGAGGCCTCAGACACTGA
- the gdpd5a gene encoding glycerophosphodiester phosphodiesterase domain-containing protein 5 isoform X5 — MVKHQPLQVYEKQIFVSFVTGIYGCRWKRYQRSQDNSSRWECIWFFILCSSFLLLLFWSYFWLVAQNDFNEFNWSVYNRSGEWRDETIPILASTTVGFSYITFLLILALFHISLGQQLNLYWVHKIGVLATLLTTISGVVSVDDIWGDEWDILLVSLQSTAPFLHIGALATVTAISWLVAGYVVRRNRNNFQVMVLLIYIIILLSLYLAPLTFTCPCIMDRHSLKPRPDIIGRRGAPMLAPENTVVSFNRALQHGASSLEADVTISVDGVPFLMRDRTLRRTTDVSKVFPARQFEDASFFNWTEIRSLNAGQWFLESDPYWTLETLTARDRGRISNQTVCSLVEMLRLAARANSSALLNIHRPPAEHPRSRSWFMDTLWAVQKAGISQKRVRTVTWTPDTDRGRVRGLQQTTNEKLSVEEIRKRGITSLTLHYSKASNKDIKEYLANNVTVTVYPVNEPWLYSILWCSGVPSVSSDAPQVLRKSQNAYNFIWITSDLVSLAIVTGIFCFQNYHMIRWRISGMQNCNPEQIMLSAVARRSSQDVNIMKEKLIFSGATPFPPELNNGLSSTEELSLCPENGCERYSHGGLRH; from the exons ATGGTGAAACACCAGCCTTTGCAGGTCTATGAGAAGCAGATCTTTGTGTCCTTTGTCACTGGCATCTATGGTTGCCGCTGGAAACGCTACCAGCGTTCCCAAGACAACAGCTCCAGG TGGGAATGTATATGGTTCTTTATCTTGTGTAGTTCCTTCCTGCTGCTTCTCTTCTGGTCCTACTTCTGGTTGGTGGCTCAAAATGATTTCAATGAGTTCAACTG gTCAGTGTACAATCGATCTGGAGAATGGAGAGATGAGACGATCCCCATCCTCGCATCCACCACCGTGGGATTCAGCTACATTACATTCTTACTG attttagcaCTTTTCCATATATCTTTGGGCCAGCAATTGAACCTCTACTGGGTGCATAAG ATCGGCGTGTTGGCTACACTGCTCACCACTATCTCCGGTGTGGTCTCTGTTGATGACATATGGGGAGATGAGTGGGACATCCTGCTGGTGTCACTGCAG TCCACAGCACCTTTCCTGCACATTGGAGCCTTGGCAACAGTCACGGCTATCAGCTGGTTAGTAGCTGGATATGTGGTTcgcagaaacagaaaca ATTTCCAGGTGATGGTGTTGCTGATCTACATCATCATCCTCCTGTCCCTGTATTTAGCTCCGCTCACATTTACCTGCCCCTGCATCATGGATCGCCACAGCCTCAAACCTCGGCCGGACATCATTGGTCGACGAGGAGCTCCTATG CTGGCTCCGGAAAACACCGTGGTTTCATTTAACAGGGCCCTGCAGCATGGAGCCAGCTCCCTGGAGGCTGATGTCACTATCAG TGTGGATGGGGTTCCATTCCTCATGCGAGACCGCACACTAAGGCGAACCACAGATGTCAGTAAGGTTTTTCCAGCTAGACAGTTTGAGGATGCGTCTTTCTTCAACTGGACAGAGATTCGCTCTTTAAACGCAGGCCAGTGGTTTTTAGAG AGCGACCCCTACTGGACTCTTGAAACCCTGACAGCGAGGGACCGTGGCAGAATAAGCAACCAGACGGTTTGCAGTCTGGTGGAGATGCTGCGTCTGGCTGCCAGGGCAAATAGCTCTGCACTGCTCAACATCCACAGACCTCCAGCAGAGCACCCGCGCTCCCGGAGCTGGTTCATGGACACGCTGTGGGCTGTGCAGAAAGCAGGGATTTCCCAGAAGAGGGTGAGGACT GTGACATGGACCCCTGACACGGACAGGGGACGAGTGCGCGGGCTTCAGCAGACTACAAATGAGAAGCTGTCAGTGGAAGAGATAAGAAAGAGGGGAATCACAAGCCTGACACTCCACTACAGCAAGGCCAGCAACAAAGACATTAA GGAGTATCTGGCCAATAATGTGACTGTGACTGTCTACCCAGTGAATGAGCCCTGGCTCTACTCCATTCTGTGGTGCAGCGGGGTGCCTTCTGTGTCCTCTGATGCCCCCCAAGTCCTCCGAAAG AGCCAGAATGCTTACAACTTCATTTGGATCACTTCAGATCTGGTGTCACTCGCCATAGTCACTGGGATTTTCTGCTTTCAAAA CTATCATATGATCAG GTGGAGGATAAGCGGGATGCAGAACTGTAACCCAGAACAGATCATGCTGAGTGCTGTGGCACGACGGTCCAGTCAGGATGTCAACATCATGAAGGAGAAGCTCATATTCTCAGGTGCAACTCCATTCCCACCTG AACTTAACAACGGGCTCAGTAGCACAGAGGAACTTTCTCTGTGTCCTGAGAATGGTTGTGAGAGATACTCTCATGGAGGCCTCAGACACTGA
- the gdpd5a gene encoding glycerophosphodiester phosphodiesterase domain-containing protein 5 isoform X1, with the protein MVKHQPLQVYEKQIFVSFVTGIYGCRWKRYQRSQDNSSRWECIWFFILCSSFLLLLFWSYFWLVAQNDFNEFNWSVYNRSGEWRDETIPILASTTVGFSYITFLLILALFHISLGQQLNLYWVHKIGVLATLLTTISGVVSVDDIWGDEWDILLVSLQSTAPFLHIGALATVTAISWLVAGYVVRRNRNNFQVMVLLIYIIILLSLYLAPLTFTCPCIMDRHSLKPRPDIIGRRGAPMLAPENTVVSFNRALQHGASSLEADVTISVDGVPFLMRDRTLRRTTDVSKVFPARQFEDASFFNWTEIRSLNAGQWFLESDPYWTLETLTARDRGRISNQTVCSLVEMLRLAARANSSALLNIHRPPAEHPRSRSWFMDTLWAVQKAGISQKRVRTVTWTPDTDRGRVRGLQQTTNEKLSVEEIRKRGITSLTLHYSKASNKDIKEYLANNVTVTVYPVNEPWLYSILWCSGVPSVSSDAPQVLRKVPYPIWLMSQNAYNFIWITSDLVSLAIVTGIFCFQNYHMIRWRISGMQNCNPEQIMLSAVARRSSQDVNIMKEKLIFSGATPFPPELNNGLSSTEELSLCPENGCERYSHGGLRH; encoded by the exons ATGGTGAAACACCAGCCTTTGCAGGTCTATGAGAAGCAGATCTTTGTGTCCTTTGTCACTGGCATCTATGGTTGCCGCTGGAAACGCTACCAGCGTTCCCAAGACAACAGCTCCAGG TGGGAATGTATATGGTTCTTTATCTTGTGTAGTTCCTTCCTGCTGCTTCTCTTCTGGTCCTACTTCTGGTTGGTGGCTCAAAATGATTTCAATGAGTTCAACTG gTCAGTGTACAATCGATCTGGAGAATGGAGAGATGAGACGATCCCCATCCTCGCATCCACCACCGTGGGATTCAGCTACATTACATTCTTACTG attttagcaCTTTTCCATATATCTTTGGGCCAGCAATTGAACCTCTACTGGGTGCATAAG ATCGGCGTGTTGGCTACACTGCTCACCACTATCTCCGGTGTGGTCTCTGTTGATGACATATGGGGAGATGAGTGGGACATCCTGCTGGTGTCACTGCAG TCCACAGCACCTTTCCTGCACATTGGAGCCTTGGCAACAGTCACGGCTATCAGCTGGTTAGTAGCTGGATATGTGGTTcgcagaaacagaaaca ATTTCCAGGTGATGGTGTTGCTGATCTACATCATCATCCTCCTGTCCCTGTATTTAGCTCCGCTCACATTTACCTGCCCCTGCATCATGGATCGCCACAGCCTCAAACCTCGGCCGGACATCATTGGTCGACGAGGAGCTCCTATG CTGGCTCCGGAAAACACCGTGGTTTCATTTAACAGGGCCCTGCAGCATGGAGCCAGCTCCCTGGAGGCTGATGTCACTATCAG TGTGGATGGGGTTCCATTCCTCATGCGAGACCGCACACTAAGGCGAACCACAGATGTCAGTAAGGTTTTTCCAGCTAGACAGTTTGAGGATGCGTCTTTCTTCAACTGGACAGAGATTCGCTCTTTAAACGCAGGCCAGTGGTTTTTAGAG AGCGACCCCTACTGGACTCTTGAAACCCTGACAGCGAGGGACCGTGGCAGAATAAGCAACCAGACGGTTTGCAGTCTGGTGGAGATGCTGCGTCTGGCTGCCAGGGCAAATAGCTCTGCACTGCTCAACATCCACAGACCTCCAGCAGAGCACCCGCGCTCCCGGAGCTGGTTCATGGACACGCTGTGGGCTGTGCAGAAAGCAGGGATTTCCCAGAAGAGGGTGAGGACT GTGACATGGACCCCTGACACGGACAGGGGACGAGTGCGCGGGCTTCAGCAGACTACAAATGAGAAGCTGTCAGTGGAAGAGATAAGAAAGAGGGGAATCACAAGCCTGACACTCCACTACAGCAAGGCCAGCAACAAAGACATTAA GGAGTATCTGGCCAATAATGTGACTGTGACTGTCTACCCAGTGAATGAGCCCTGGCTCTACTCCATTCTGTGGTGCAGCGGGGTGCCTTCTGTGTCCTCTGATGCCCCCCAAGTCCTCCGAAAGGTGCCTTACCCTATCTGGCTCATG AGCCAGAATGCTTACAACTTCATTTGGATCACTTCAGATCTGGTGTCACTCGCCATAGTCACTGGGATTTTCTGCTTTCAAAA CTATCATATGATCAG GTGGAGGATAAGCGGGATGCAGAACTGTAACCCAGAACAGATCATGCTGAGTGCTGTGGCACGACGGTCCAGTCAGGATGTCAACATCATGAAGGAGAAGCTCATATTCTCAGGTGCAACTCCATTCCCACCTG AACTTAACAACGGGCTCAGTAGCACAGAGGAACTTTCTCTGTGTCCTGAGAATGGTTGTGAGAGATACTCTCATGGAGGCCTCAGACACTGA
- the gdpd5a gene encoding glycerophosphodiester phosphodiesterase domain-containing protein 5 isoform X2 gives MVKHQPLQVYEKQIFVSFVTGIYGCRWKRYQRSQDNSSRWECIWFFILCSSFLLLLFWSYFWLVAQNDFNEFNWSVYNRSGEWRDETIPILASTTVGFSYITFLLILALFHISLGQQLNLYWVHKIGVLATLLTTISGVVSVDDIWGDEWDILLVSLQSTAPFLHIGALATVTAISWLVAGYVVRRNRNNFQVMVLLIYIIILLSLYLAPLTFTCPCIMDRHSLKPRPDIIGRRGAPMLAPENTVVSFNRALQHGASSLEADVTISVDGVPFLMRDRTLRRTTDVSKVFPARQFEDASFFNWTEIRSLNAGQWFLESDPYWTLETLTARDRGRISNQTVCSLVEMLRLAARANSSALLNIHRPPAEHPRSRSWFMDTLWAVQKAGISQKRVTWTPDTDRGRVRGLQQTTNEKLSVEEIRKRGITSLTLHYSKASNKDIKEYLANNVTVTVYPVNEPWLYSILWCSGVPSVSSDAPQVLRKVPYPIWLMSQNAYNFIWITSDLVSLAIVTGIFCFQNYHMIRWRISGMQNCNPEQIMLSAVARRSSQDVNIMKEKLIFSGATPFPPELNNGLSSTEELSLCPENGCERYSHGGLRH, from the exons ATGGTGAAACACCAGCCTTTGCAGGTCTATGAGAAGCAGATCTTTGTGTCCTTTGTCACTGGCATCTATGGTTGCCGCTGGAAACGCTACCAGCGTTCCCAAGACAACAGCTCCAGG TGGGAATGTATATGGTTCTTTATCTTGTGTAGTTCCTTCCTGCTGCTTCTCTTCTGGTCCTACTTCTGGTTGGTGGCTCAAAATGATTTCAATGAGTTCAACTG gTCAGTGTACAATCGATCTGGAGAATGGAGAGATGAGACGATCCCCATCCTCGCATCCACCACCGTGGGATTCAGCTACATTACATTCTTACTG attttagcaCTTTTCCATATATCTTTGGGCCAGCAATTGAACCTCTACTGGGTGCATAAG ATCGGCGTGTTGGCTACACTGCTCACCACTATCTCCGGTGTGGTCTCTGTTGATGACATATGGGGAGATGAGTGGGACATCCTGCTGGTGTCACTGCAG TCCACAGCACCTTTCCTGCACATTGGAGCCTTGGCAACAGTCACGGCTATCAGCTGGTTAGTAGCTGGATATGTGGTTcgcagaaacagaaaca ATTTCCAGGTGATGGTGTTGCTGATCTACATCATCATCCTCCTGTCCCTGTATTTAGCTCCGCTCACATTTACCTGCCCCTGCATCATGGATCGCCACAGCCTCAAACCTCGGCCGGACATCATTGGTCGACGAGGAGCTCCTATG CTGGCTCCGGAAAACACCGTGGTTTCATTTAACAGGGCCCTGCAGCATGGAGCCAGCTCCCTGGAGGCTGATGTCACTATCAG TGTGGATGGGGTTCCATTCCTCATGCGAGACCGCACACTAAGGCGAACCACAGATGTCAGTAAGGTTTTTCCAGCTAGACAGTTTGAGGATGCGTCTTTCTTCAACTGGACAGAGATTCGCTCTTTAAACGCAGGCCAGTGGTTTTTAGAG AGCGACCCCTACTGGACTCTTGAAACCCTGACAGCGAGGGACCGTGGCAGAATAAGCAACCAGACGGTTTGCAGTCTGGTGGAGATGCTGCGTCTGGCTGCCAGGGCAAATAGCTCTGCACTGCTCAACATCCACAGACCTCCAGCAGAGCACCCGCGCTCCCGGAGCTGGTTCATGGACACGCTGTGGGCTGTGCAGAAAGCAGGGATTTCCCAGAAGAGG GTGACATGGACCCCTGACACGGACAGGGGACGAGTGCGCGGGCTTCAGCAGACTACAAATGAGAAGCTGTCAGTGGAAGAGATAAGAAAGAGGGGAATCACAAGCCTGACACTCCACTACAGCAAGGCCAGCAACAAAGACATTAA GGAGTATCTGGCCAATAATGTGACTGTGACTGTCTACCCAGTGAATGAGCCCTGGCTCTACTCCATTCTGTGGTGCAGCGGGGTGCCTTCTGTGTCCTCTGATGCCCCCCAAGTCCTCCGAAAGGTGCCTTACCCTATCTGGCTCATG AGCCAGAATGCTTACAACTTCATTTGGATCACTTCAGATCTGGTGTCACTCGCCATAGTCACTGGGATTTTCTGCTTTCAAAA CTATCATATGATCAG GTGGAGGATAAGCGGGATGCAGAACTGTAACCCAGAACAGATCATGCTGAGTGCTGTGGCACGACGGTCCAGTCAGGATGTCAACATCATGAAGGAGAAGCTCATATTCTCAGGTGCAACTCCATTCCCACCTG AACTTAACAACGGGCTCAGTAGCACAGAGGAACTTTCTCTGTGTCCTGAGAATGGTTGTGAGAGATACTCTCATGGAGGCCTCAGACACTGA
- the gdpd5a gene encoding glycerophosphodiester phosphodiesterase domain-containing protein 5 isoform X8, translating into MVKHQPLQVYEKQIFVSFVTGIYGCRWKRYQRSQDNSSRWECIWFFILCSSFLLLLFWSYFWLVAQNDFNEFNWSVYNRSGEWRDETIPILASTTVGFSYITFLLILALFHISLGQQLNLYWVHKIGVLATLLTTISGVVSVDDIWGDEWDILLVSLQSTAPFLHIGALATVTAISWLVAGYVVRRNRNNFQVMVLLIYIIILLSLYLAPLTFTCPCIMDRHSLKPRPDIIGRRGAPMLAPENTVVSFNRALQHGASSLEADVTISVDGVPFLMRDRTLRRTTDVSKVFPARQFEDASFFNWTEIRSLNAGQWFLESDPYWTLETLTARDRGRISNQTVCSLVEMLRLAARANSSALLNIHRPPAEHPRSRSWFMDTLWAVQKAGISQKRVRTVTWTPDTDRGRVRGLQQTTNEKLSVEEIRKRGITSLTLHYSKASNKDIKEYLANNVTVTVYPVNEPWLYSILWCSGVPSVSSDAPQVLRKSQNAYNFIWITSDLVSLAIVTGIFCFQKWRISGMQNCNPEQIMLSAVARRSSQDVNIMKEKLIFSGATPFPPELNNGLSSTEELSLCPENGCERYSHGGLRH; encoded by the exons ATGGTGAAACACCAGCCTTTGCAGGTCTATGAGAAGCAGATCTTTGTGTCCTTTGTCACTGGCATCTATGGTTGCCGCTGGAAACGCTACCAGCGTTCCCAAGACAACAGCTCCAGG TGGGAATGTATATGGTTCTTTATCTTGTGTAGTTCCTTCCTGCTGCTTCTCTTCTGGTCCTACTTCTGGTTGGTGGCTCAAAATGATTTCAATGAGTTCAACTG gTCAGTGTACAATCGATCTGGAGAATGGAGAGATGAGACGATCCCCATCCTCGCATCCACCACCGTGGGATTCAGCTACATTACATTCTTACTG attttagcaCTTTTCCATATATCTTTGGGCCAGCAATTGAACCTCTACTGGGTGCATAAG ATCGGCGTGTTGGCTACACTGCTCACCACTATCTCCGGTGTGGTCTCTGTTGATGACATATGGGGAGATGAGTGGGACATCCTGCTGGTGTCACTGCAG TCCACAGCACCTTTCCTGCACATTGGAGCCTTGGCAACAGTCACGGCTATCAGCTGGTTAGTAGCTGGATATGTGGTTcgcagaaacagaaaca ATTTCCAGGTGATGGTGTTGCTGATCTACATCATCATCCTCCTGTCCCTGTATTTAGCTCCGCTCACATTTACCTGCCCCTGCATCATGGATCGCCACAGCCTCAAACCTCGGCCGGACATCATTGGTCGACGAGGAGCTCCTATG CTGGCTCCGGAAAACACCGTGGTTTCATTTAACAGGGCCCTGCAGCATGGAGCCAGCTCCCTGGAGGCTGATGTCACTATCAG TGTGGATGGGGTTCCATTCCTCATGCGAGACCGCACACTAAGGCGAACCACAGATGTCAGTAAGGTTTTTCCAGCTAGACAGTTTGAGGATGCGTCTTTCTTCAACTGGACAGAGATTCGCTCTTTAAACGCAGGCCAGTGGTTTTTAGAG AGCGACCCCTACTGGACTCTTGAAACCCTGACAGCGAGGGACCGTGGCAGAATAAGCAACCAGACGGTTTGCAGTCTGGTGGAGATGCTGCGTCTGGCTGCCAGGGCAAATAGCTCTGCACTGCTCAACATCCACAGACCTCCAGCAGAGCACCCGCGCTCCCGGAGCTGGTTCATGGACACGCTGTGGGCTGTGCAGAAAGCAGGGATTTCCCAGAAGAGGGTGAGGACT GTGACATGGACCCCTGACACGGACAGGGGACGAGTGCGCGGGCTTCAGCAGACTACAAATGAGAAGCTGTCAGTGGAAGAGATAAGAAAGAGGGGAATCACAAGCCTGACACTCCACTACAGCAAGGCCAGCAACAAAGACATTAA GGAGTATCTGGCCAATAATGTGACTGTGACTGTCTACCCAGTGAATGAGCCCTGGCTCTACTCCATTCTGTGGTGCAGCGGGGTGCCTTCTGTGTCCTCTGATGCCCCCCAAGTCCTCCGAAAG AGCCAGAATGCTTACAACTTCATTTGGATCACTTCAGATCTGGTGTCACTCGCCATAGTCACTGGGATTTTCTGCTTTCAAAA GTGGAGGATAAGCGGGATGCAGAACTGTAACCCAGAACAGATCATGCTGAGTGCTGTGGCACGACGGTCCAGTCAGGATGTCAACATCATGAAGGAGAAGCTCATATTCTCAGGTGCAACTCCATTCCCACCTG AACTTAACAACGGGCTCAGTAGCACAGAGGAACTTTCTCTGTGTCCTGAGAATGGTTGTGAGAGATACTCTCATGGAGGCCTCAGACACTGA